Proteins encoded by one window of Clostridium perfringens:
- a CDS encoding ATP-binding cassette domain-containing protein has protein sequence MIEVVGVKKKFRRKKVLENITFNVKKGEITALLGLNGVGKSTLLKIIMGLVKQDQGEVLFNGEKLNYKTYENIAFVPDVLNTYGDMKIKDAFEYMSMMYEKWDMDKAYEMLKDFKLTDDLKINKLSKGNIARVKLILGFARHPEYLLLDEPFSGIDIFTREKFIESLIGYMDNNIGILLTTHELKEVENIVDKVVFLSDGNIKIEFYVEDVRENEGLSMVEKIREVHEGE, from the coding sequence AAAAAAGTTTTAGAGAATATTACTTTTAATGTAAAGAAGGGAGAAATAACTGCTTTACTAGGGTTAAATGGAGTGGGGAAGTCTACTCTTTTAAAGATAATTATGGGCCTTGTTAAGCAAGATCAGGGGGAAGTGCTTTTTAATGGAGAAAAGCTAAATTATAAGACCTATGAAAATATTGCCTTTGTACCTGATGTTTTAAATACTTATGGTGACATGAAAATAAAAGATGCCTTTGAATATATGAGTATGATGTATGAAAAGTGGGATATGGATAAAGCTTATGAAATGTTAAAAGATTTTAAATTAACTGATGACTTAAAAATAAATAAACTTTCTAAGGGGAATATAGCAAGGGTAAAACTTATACTAGGTTTTGCTAGACACCCAGAATATTTACTTTTAGATGAACCTTTTTCAGGTATAGATATTTTTACAAGAGAGAAGTTTATAGAATCTTTAATTGGCTATATGGATAATAATATTGGAATTTTACTAACAACTCATGAATTAAAAGAGGTTGAAAATATAGTTGATAAAGTTGTCTTTTTAAGTGATGGAAATATTAAAATAGAATTTTATGTTGAAGATGTAAGAGAAAATGAAGGATTGTCAATGGTAGAGAAAATAAGGGAGGTACATGAAGGTGAGTAA
- a CDS encoding GntR family transcriptional regulator encodes MFFEVNDREPIYLQIIRHIKQSLVIGNLKPGDHIPSRRELAEMLKVNPNTVQRAYRDMETMGLIETIRNKPSTITEDEEILKNIRKELVEDALDGFIESMKAIKLTKEEVLEIIRERY; translated from the coding sequence ATGTTTTTTGAAGTAAATGATAGAGAACCAATTTATCTCCAAATAATAAGACATATAAAACAATCTTTAGTTATTGGAAATTTAAAGCCAGGGGATCATATACCATCAAGAAGGGAGCTTGCAGAAATGTTAAAAGTAAATCCTAATACAGTTCAAAGAGCATATAGAGATATGGAGACTATGGGACTTATAGAAACAATAAGAAATAAACCAAGTACTATAACAGAAGATGAAGAAATATTAAAAAACATAAGAAAAGAACTTGTAGAGGATGCATTAGATGGATTTATAGAAAGTATGAAAGCTATAAAATTAACTAAGGAAGAAGTTTTAGAAATTATTAGAGAGAGATATTAA